In one Lolium rigidum isolate FL_2022 chromosome 3, APGP_CSIRO_Lrig_0.1, whole genome shotgun sequence genomic region, the following are encoded:
- the LOC124697877 gene encoding uncharacterized protein LOC124697877 produces the protein MATKGQFGREKNLKTTSSREGRQRGNFQPAQFVPVPKANLSAASGNIDGKFEDRIRVVKNDKIRRQGEPRNVEGDATLKSSKPWPARKTATVDELVKHMSKVPSYLQRKETADHLQDKALNVGVLEWGLLARWSHEQKHELSSSHGASPSDTSRSALFSSPSNSSASPSSKSLDSNQSPPLNDHQHCSMRSHQGSPLDKHHEKANSPSPNSAVLSLLPGHGKYPCAENSGDYRGLNLSKLCLPPESMTAAYGSCTPHEMVDDEDTARKIEDVVHHCSRRLFADDDNIGRNFFTSHDNDSTHVIETERNGSRSPVGFFEDIGQSPEFPQIPHSCPLPIMDSAEEPATSTTTARVDFVSAAVTRGENCNRHKSATSVAKKPPQISSKFSDMDVLPDRHFVSGLNRVSRCSSLKEAPSPRRPDTSVDKIDEDKRSSSKGRRSPLRRMLDPLLKSRQTSTSVPVQPSFVPKCHLPSNTNKQSLILEGSGSQNVHRRSVDAVVSSNNHAEANINQPPRVLLNCERYLQQERDSRTTRQALLQLAWKNGLPLFMLSFGDSDILAATVRRKSISDKEDLESAYTLFTVEEPKKKSGAWITTANKNKKHQLVSSIVGELKISRRKSRCSHTKDFHVHREFVLVGSELLPTPVESGDSHISREIGAFISTVPQISETRHRSSSAPIGCSCPPLGNFHANMTSTNSAPASVIAILPNGFHGTPTSGQLLPLMERWRSGGSCDCGGWDEGCMLSVLTDNTQEYKGSMPIQENQTQDGSHRFDLLTQGRSWEDRHAFSMVSFKEGLYAVEFSSSIALLQAFAMCIVMLHGRCPVRPQADMPAAQEHTLLADQKLKAMAASQGRARPSYVPHQPPLSPVGRA, from the exons ATGGCAACAAAAGGGCAGTTTGGTAGAGAAAAGAACTTGAAGACCACATCAAGTCGCGAAGGACGGCAAAGGGGAAATTTTCAACCAGCACAATTTGTGCCAGTGCCAAAGGCGAACCTCTCAGCAGCCAGTGGAAATATTGACGGAAAATTTGAAGATAGAATCAGAGTTGTGAAGAATGATAAGATCCGAAGGCAGGGAGAACCTCGGAATGTAGAAGGGGATGCAACCTTGAAGAGCTCAAAACCATGGCCTGCACGAAAGACTGCTACTGTTGATGAACTTGTCAAGCATATGTCCAAAGTTCCTTCATATTTACAGCGTAAAGAGACGGCTGACCATCTTCAGGACAAGGCACTGAATGTTGGGGTTCTTGAGTGGGGCCTTCTTGCAAGGTGGTCTCATGAACAAAAGCATGAGCTCTCTAGCAGCCATGGGGCCTCTCCATCTGATACCAGTAGATCTGCTCTCTTCTCTTCTCCATCTAATTCTTCTGCAAGCCCAAGCAGTAAATCTCTTGATAGCAATCAATCTCCTCCACTGAATGACCATCAGCATTGTTCTATGAGGTCTCATCAAGGTAGTCCTCTGGACAAACACCATGAGAAGGCCAATTCACCTAGCCCGAATTCGGCAGTGCTGAGCTTGTTGCCAGGACATGGTAAGTATCCGTGTGCAGAGAACAGTGGTGACTATAGGGGCTTAAATCTCAGCAAATTGTGTCTACCACCAGAATCTATGACCGCTGCCTATGGGAGTTGCACGCCACATGAAATGGTTGATGATGAAGATACTGCAAGGAAGATAGAGGATGTTGTTCATCACTGTTCGCGCCGGCTTTTTGCAGATGATGACAACATTGGGCGAAATTTCTTCACATCCCATGACAATGATTCCACCCATGTGATAGAAACAGAAAGAAATGGCAGTAGGTCACCTGTTGGTTTCTTTGAGGATATTGGCCAGTCACCTGAATTTCCTCAAATTCCACACTCCTGTCCACTCCCCATCATGGATTCAGCTGAAGAGCCTGCCACCAGTACCACTACTGCTAGAGTTGATTTTGTCAGTGCAGCTGTAACAAGAGGTGAAAACTGTAACCGACACAAATCTGCCACTAGTGTCGCTAAGAAACCACCTCAAATTAGCTCAAAGTTCAGTGATATGGATGTGTTGCCTGATCGTCATTTTGTTTCTGGCCTGAATAGAGTGAGCCGATGCTCTAGCCTGAAGGAAGCACCATCTCCTCGACGGCCTGACACTTCCGTGGATAAGATTGACGAGGACAAACGATCAAGCAGCAAAGGTAGGCGCAGTCCATTGAGGAGAATGTTAGATCCATTATTAAAGTCTAGGCAAACATCCACTTCTGTGCCCGTTCAACCTTCATTTGTTCCAAAGTGTCATCTGCCAAGCAATACCAATAAGCAGTCTCTTATCTTGGAAGGATCTGGGTCACAAAATGTGCATCGCAGGTCAGTTGATGCAGTAGTCAGTTCAAATAACCATGCTGAAGCAAACATAAACCAGCCTCCTCGTGTGTTATTGAACTGCGAGAGGTACCTCCAACAAGAAAGGGATTCAAGAACAACAAGGCAAGCGCTTCTGCAGCTAGCATGGAAAAATGGCCTACCTCTGTTCATGCTTTCTTTTGGTGATTCTGATATCCTGGCGGCCACTGTGAGAAGGAAAAGCATCTCTGATAAGGAGGATCTAGAAAGTGCATATActttattcactgttgaagagcccAAGAAAAAAAGTGGAGCTTGGATCACAACGGCTAATAAGAACAAGAAACATCAACTGGTATCCAGCATTGTTGGGGAATTGAAGATCTCACGCCGAAAATCAAGATGCTCCCACACAAAAGATTTTCATGTTCACAGGGAATTTGTGCTGGTTGGTTCTGAATTGCTACCGACACCTGTGGAATCAGGTGATTCACACATTAGCAGAGAGATTGGGGCTTTTATCAGCACTGTGCCTCAGATATCAGAAACTCGTCATCGAAGTAGTTCAGCACCAATTGGCTGCTCTTGCCCTCCTCTGGGAAACTTCCACGCTAACATGACAAGTACTAATTCTGCCCCAGCCAGTGTTATTGCCATACTACCTAATGGCTTTCACGGCACACCAACTTCAGGGCAACTTTTACCGCTGATGGAGAGGTGGAGATCAGGAGGCTCATGCGACTGTGGTGGGTGGGATGAAGGTTGCATGCTGAGTGTCCTCACTGACAACACCCAAGAATACAAAGGTTCTATGCCTATTCAGGAGAACCAGACACAGGATGGCAGTCATCGGTTTGACTTGCTTACTCAG GGTCGCTCGTGGGAAGATCGACATGCCTTCAGCATGGTTTCATTTAAAGAAGGGTTGTACGCAGTCGAATTCAGTTCATCCATTGCTTTACTTCAGGCTTTTGCGATGTGTATAGTGATGCTTCACGGCAGGTGCCCTGTGAGGCCGCAGGCCGATATGCCTGCGGCGCAAGAACATACATTGCTTGCAGATCAAAAGCTCAAGGCTATGGCAGCCAGCCAAGGTAGAGCTCGGCCCAGTTATGTGCCACACCAGCCCCCTTTATCTCCTGTAGGGCGAGCCTAA